The proteins below come from a single Holdemania massiliensis genomic window:
- a CDS encoding HAD-IIA family hydrolase has product MTKKCYLLDLDGTMYRGTAIIEGAKVFVDHCLKEHLPFLFLTNNSGRTPRQAADHMLKMGYRGIEPKHFYTSAMAASDTMIRRFPEKKRAYMVGAEGLREALLNNGYQLVQDHADLVFIGLDKEGTWEKYSLALRQVLAGAILVGTNNDRILLSEEGANCGNGSTVALMEYASSREAVKIGKPHEAIITGALAYLGLQKEDVIIVGDNMETDILCGVQAGIETILVTTGVHDRQAAAAYSFAPDHIIEDLRELMD; this is encoded by the coding sequence ATGACAAAAAAATGCTACCTGTTGGATTTGGACGGCACGATGTATCGCGGTACAGCGATCATTGAAGGGGCGAAAGTCTTTGTTGATCATTGTTTAAAGGAACATCTTCCTTTCTTATTTTTGACGAACAATTCCGGCCGGACACCGCGCCAGGCTGCCGATCACATGTTAAAAATGGGCTATCGGGGAATTGAACCGAAGCATTTCTATACCTCGGCGATGGCGGCGAGCGATACGATGATCCGCCGCTTTCCGGAAAAGAAACGGGCCTATATGGTCGGTGCTGAGGGTCTGCGCGAAGCCCTGCTGAACAATGGTTATCAATTAGTTCAGGATCACGCGGATCTGGTCTTTATTGGATTGGATAAGGAAGGAACCTGGGAAAAATATTCACTGGCGCTGCGTCAGGTGCTGGCGGGGGCAATTCTGGTCGGCACTAACAATGACCGGATTCTGCTGAGTGAAGAGGGAGCCAACTGCGGCAATGGTTCGACTGTCGCCTTGATGGAATATGCCAGCTCCCGGGAAGCGGTCAAAATCGGCAAGCCCCATGAAGCCATCATCACCGGCGCTCTGGCCTATCTGGGCTTGCAGAAAGAGGACGTCATCATCGTTGGCGATAACATGGAAACGGATATCTTATGCGGCGTTCAGGCTGGAATTGAAACGATCTTAGTGACGACCGGCGTTCATGATCGGCAGGCCGCGGCGGCATATTCCTTCGCTCCGGATCATATAATTGAAGACCTGAGGGAACTCATGGACTAA
- a CDS encoding NUDIX domain-containing protein: protein MRCLGVFEDTVDPEQPILTLRKTARVFVINPQGKVGMIHVKGEDEFGQRDHLESCGGGIERGESPAQAMLREAREELGVMLRDWVELGWIEDEYHRLQRRNHSTFFAAHCEAGFLPRNLTAMEQAMMADPVWLSPQEIHQRLDPKKNQGIALLIAQRDFCAWQELLRRKIIVFN from the coding sequence ATGCGGTGTCTTGGCGTTTTTGAAGATACAGTCGATCCAGAACAGCCGATTTTAACTCTGCGCAAAACAGCGCGGGTGTTTGTCATCAATCCGCAAGGGAAAGTTGGGATGATTCATGTCAAGGGAGAAGATGAGTTTGGCCAGCGTGATCATCTGGAAAGCTGCGGCGGCGGAATTGAAAGGGGAGAGAGTCCAGCTCAGGCAATGCTTCGGGAAGCCCGCGAAGAACTGGGCGTCATGCTGCGGGATTGGGTTGAATTGGGCTGGATCGAAGATGAATATCATCGGCTGCAGCGGCGCAATCACAGCACGTTTTTCGCAGCCCATTGTGAAGCGGGCTTCCTGCCGAGAAATCTGACGGCGATGGAACAGGCGATGATGGCGGATCCGGTTTGGCTAAGTCCGCAGGAAATTCATCAACGGCTGGATCCTAAGAAAAATCAGGGCATTGCGCTGCTGATCGCGCAACGTGATTTCTGCGCTTGGCAGGAATTGCTGCGGCGTAAAATCATAGTATTCAATTAA
- a CDS encoding gamma-glutamyl-gamma-aminobutyrate hydrolase family protein, with protein sequence MKKPMIALTARSGDFDGQTRIFDNQTYFDAIAQAGGIPVLVTYGDDEDYKMIAERFDGLMVTGGEDLDPALFHQPAHPSLELTDPRLDTLDLRLIQLFAAKGKPILGICRGIQSINVAFGGTLIQDLNTQYPAMRAAGHQQHKAVPKPAMDATFHDNTFVEGTKLYAMFGSRHAVNSYHHQNIDQVADGFVVSSWSEDGLAEAIEKDQILAVQWHPERLITDPCHRAIFESFIQECRK encoded by the coding sequence ATGAAGAAACCGATGATTGCTCTGACTGCCCGAAGCGGCGATTTTGACGGACAGACGCGAATCTTTGACAATCAGACTTACTTTGATGCGATTGCGCAGGCCGGCGGGATTCCCGTCCTGGTCACCTATGGTGATGATGAAGATTATAAGATGATTGCAGAGCGCTTTGACGGTTTGATGGTGACAGGTGGGGAGGATCTGGATCCGGCGCTGTTTCATCAGCCGGCTCATCCTTCACTGGAGCTGACAGATCCGCGCCTGGATACGCTGGATCTCAGGCTGATTCAGCTGTTTGCCGCCAAGGGAAAACCGATCTTAGGCATCTGCCGGGGGATTCAGAGCATCAATGTCGCATTTGGAGGCACGCTGATTCAGGATCTCAATACCCAGTATCCAGCGATGCGCGCAGCCGGCCATCAGCAGCACAAGGCGGTGCCGAAGCCGGCCATGGATGCGACGTTTCATGACAACACGTTTGTCGAGGGGACGAAGCTGTACGCTATGTTTGGTTCACGCCATGCGGTCAACAGCTATCATCATCAGAATATTGATCAGGTTGCGGATGGATTTGTCGTTTCTTCCTGGAGCGAGGATGGCCTGGCCGAAGCGATTGAAAAAGATCAGATTCTGGCCGTGCAGTGGCATCCTGAACGGTTGATAACAGATCCGTGTCATAGAGCAATCTTTGAATCTTTTATTCAGGAATGTCGGAAATAA
- a CDS encoding YqaA family protein translates to MPIGVLEWIKNGGLVLYACFKAFLPLPSLEVVLIPLILKNPDGWLLYALEGAVGTAVGGWIGYQIARQAQQAVLRKFASEKQIAAGKELMDRYGVLAVFIGGVTPIPDFLLAYLAGMTQMALIPFLLSDGTARLLRSVLIGWCIRSLGYVVDIERWGTVISLVMIAWLLLRWARSDE, encoded by the coding sequence ATGCCTATCGGCGTTCTGGAATGGATCAAAAACGGCGGACTTGTACTGTATGCCTGTTTCAAGGCGTTTCTGCCGCTGCCTTCACTGGAGGTTGTGCTGATTCCGCTGATTCTGAAAAACCCGGATGGCTGGCTGCTGTATGCGCTGGAAGGCGCGGTGGGGACAGCTGTGGGCGGATGGATCGGCTATCAGATCGCACGCCAGGCTCAGCAGGCTGTGCTCAGAAAGTTTGCCAGCGAGAAGCAGATTGCAGCCGGGAAAGAATTGATGGACCGCTATGGCGTGCTGGCTGTGTTTATCGGCGGGGTAACCCCGATCCCAGATTTTCTGTTGGCGTATCTGGCGGGCATGACGCAGATGGCGCTGATTCCGTTTCTGCTCAGCGATGGAACCGCGCGGTTACTGCGCAGTGTTCTGATCGGCTGGTGTATACGCTCACTGGGGTATGTGGTGGATATTGAACGCTGGGGCACGGTGATTTCCTTGGTGATGATCGCCTGGCTGCTGCTGCGCTGGGCGCGCAGCGATGAGTAA
- a CDS encoding class I SAM-dependent methyltransferase has protein sequence MADNINTVNHRWIREAFDHVEFAIDATCGGGNDTVFLAALATEVLALDIQAEAVTKTRKKAAAFPNVTVVQANHAELTRWTDHPAEIIVFNFGYLPHSCSPMITTPKTTLPALDAARSLLKLDGLLSLACYRGHAGGMEEWQAIVSWIEQLDSSWSVRTYTDGRPQAPILYHLRRMENTSFPLKKES, from the coding sequence ATGGCCGATAACATCAATACTGTCAATCACCGTTGGATTCGGGAAGCCTTTGACCATGTTGAATTTGCCATCGATGCCACCTGCGGCGGCGGCAACGACACCGTTTTTCTGGCGGCGCTGGCAACCGAGGTGCTGGCGTTAGATATTCAGGCGGAAGCGGTAACCAAAACCCGCAAAAAAGCCGCAGCTTTCCCCAATGTCACCGTGGTGCAGGCCAATCATGCCGAGCTGACGCGCTGGACAGACCATCCGGCTGAGATTATTGTTTTCAACTTCGGATATCTGCCTCATTCCTGCAGTCCGATGATTACAACCCCCAAGACTACCTTGCCCGCCCTGGATGCCGCGCGGTCTTTATTGAAACTCGATGGTTTGTTGTCTCTGGCCTGCTATCGTGGTCATGCAGGCGGCATGGAAGAGTGGCAGGCGATTGTCAGCTGGATCGAACAGTTGGACTCCTCCTGGAGCGTCCGCACCTATACCGACGGACGGCCGCAGGCGCCGATTCTGTATCATCTGCGCCGGATGGAAAATACATCATTTCCATTGAAAAAAGAATCCTGA
- a CDS encoding MFS transporter — translation MKKKSTAARFNGLFLFSYAAGAIGTTQTIPYLVSMGFEGVQKGIILSGMAISTLVTQFLFGYLSDKFKGCRWFFLISFGIFFVGDVVLFGFRWPQFWYLLAMISLTGGIARTWQGLEDTWVLQIDETKPVYSRIHAWGAFGWAIGSWAAAILLNWLDFPVIAVLVFFSSGAALYFAWNQEDAKRASGKVVKLADLKELVKNKAYILLVLILLVLFGMGTADMYIVVDKVMAIGGTSFHVGAKWGLQSLMEIPILLVGDKLMKKYDPANLMLGASVLFGVRFIVYSLIQNPWWMIAAAVFQMVTFPIIIISSKLMIDEIISEKLKSSGQMAAMSVYMGISLLVMPVFCSSLSEAIGCDPALLVVAAFALVAIVLILMFKKVRGPLKKGMQK, via the coding sequence ATGAAGAAAAAATCAACTGCCGCCCGTTTTAACGGGCTGTTTCTGTTTTCTTATGCAGCCGGAGCGATCGGGACGACGCAGACCATTCCCTATCTGGTATCGATGGGTTTTGAAGGTGTGCAGAAGGGAATCATTCTGTCCGGCATGGCAATCTCAACGCTGGTGACACAGTTCCTGTTCGGCTATCTCTCCGATAAATTTAAAGGCTGCCGCTGGTTTTTCTTAATCAGCTTCGGCATCTTCTTTGTCGGAGATGTCGTGCTGTTTGGGTTTCGCTGGCCGCAGTTCTGGTATTTACTGGCGATGATTTCGCTGACCGGCGGCATTGCCCGAACCTGGCAGGGGCTGGAAGATACCTGGGTGCTGCAGATTGATGAAACCAAGCCGGTATATAGCCGCATCCATGCCTGGGGAGCCTTTGGCTGGGCGATCGGCAGTTGGGCCGCTGCGATCTTGTTAAATTGGCTGGATTTTCCGGTGATTGCCGTTTTGGTCTTTTTCAGCAGTGGGGCAGCGCTCTATTTTGCCTGGAATCAGGAGGATGCCAAGCGGGCCAGCGGCAAGGTTGTCAAGCTTGCGGATTTAAAAGAACTCGTTAAAAATAAGGCCTATATCCTGCTGGTGTTGATACTGTTGGTGTTGTTTGGTATGGGCACGGCTGATATGTATATCGTTGTCGACAAGGTGATGGCGATCGGCGGAACCAGCTTTCACGTCGGGGCAAAATGGGGACTGCAGTCGCTAATGGAGATTCCGATCCTGTTAGTCGGGGATAAACTGATGAAGAAATATGATCCGGCCAATCTGATGCTGGGCGCTTCCGTACTGTTCGGCGTTCGCTTTATCGTGTACAGTCTGATCCAGAATCCCTGGTGGATGATCGCGGCGGCCGTCTTTCAGATGGTTACCTTTCCAATCATCATTATCAGTTCCAAGCTGATGATTGATGAGATCATTTCGGAAAAGCTGAAATCCAGCGGTCAGATGGCGGCGATGAGCGTCTATATGGGCATCTCCCTGTTAGTCATGCCGGTGTTCTGCAGCAGTTTGTCAGAAGCAATCGGCTGTGATCCGGCTCTGTTGGTAGTCGCCGCCTTTGCCTTGGTGGCGATTGTCTTGATTTTGATGTTTAAAAAAGTTCGCGGACCGCTTAAAAAAGGAATGCAGAAATAA